The following proteins are encoded in a genomic region of Prosthecobacter sp. SYSU 5D2:
- the thrC gene encoding threonine synthase, with amino-acid sequence MFYISTRGQTRPHTFTEAVEAGLATDGGLFLPEKLPDLSGKLAAWASLSYPELAAEFFQIFAPEIPAEEWQTMTTEAYSRFDSPDVAPLRKLSDKLYVLELWHGPTLAFKDFALQLLGLLYKRQVKLKGKKLAVLGATSGDTGSAAIHGCMGQDGIEIFILYPNGRVAPLQERQMACTGAANVHAIPMPGTFDDAQGLVKECFGDPAFVSAVNLSAVNSINIARVLAQCVYYIWAWLKLPEEARATVEFVVPTGNFGNVMAGWMAQQMGLPCSGFRVATNQNDILYRFFETGDYKQGEVAPSFAPSMDIQAASNFERYLYFMLGKDQNRVRELMLRLKKGDRVTLPKVASTFRASRMDDATIAQTIAQVWQDYQYVADPHTACAFTDMAADRVSVVLSTASPAKFPEVVQEATGSEPLHPSLELLKALPLETHPLPSNAEALKAFIREKVGA; translated from the coding sequence ATGTTTTACATCTCCACCCGCGGCCAGACACGCCCGCACACCTTCACTGAAGCCGTCGAAGCCGGCCTGGCCACGGATGGCGGACTGTTCCTGCCTGAAAAGCTGCCTGACCTCTCCGGCAAACTGGCTGCCTGGGCCTCTCTTTCCTACCCTGAGCTCGCGGCTGAATTCTTCCAGATCTTCGCCCCGGAGATCCCGGCGGAGGAGTGGCAGACGATGACCACCGAGGCCTACTCCCGCTTTGATTCCCCCGATGTCGCTCCGCTGCGGAAGCTGTCGGACAAGCTTTACGTGCTGGAGCTCTGGCATGGCCCCACGCTGGCTTTCAAAGACTTCGCCTTGCAGCTCCTCGGCCTCCTGTATAAACGCCAGGTGAAGCTCAAAGGCAAGAAGCTCGCCGTGCTGGGTGCCACCTCCGGGGATACGGGCAGCGCCGCCATCCACGGCTGCATGGGCCAGGACGGCATTGAAATTTTCATCCTTTATCCCAATGGACGCGTGGCTCCGCTGCAGGAGCGCCAGATGGCCTGCACCGGTGCCGCCAATGTACATGCCATCCCTATGCCCGGCACCTTTGACGATGCCCAGGGCCTGGTGAAGGAGTGCTTTGGCGATCCCGCTTTTGTCTCCGCCGTCAATCTTTCTGCGGTTAACAGCATCAACATCGCCCGCGTGCTGGCCCAGTGCGTGTATTACATCTGGGCCTGGTTGAAGCTGCCGGAAGAAGCCCGCGCCACCGTCGAATTTGTCGTGCCCACGGGGAATTTTGGCAATGTCATGGCCGGCTGGATGGCGCAGCAGATGGGCCTGCCCTGCAGCGGCTTCCGCGTGGCCACCAACCAGAACGACATCCTTTACCGCTTCTTTGAAACGGGCGACTACAAGCAGGGCGAGGTCGCCCCCAGCTTCGCCCCCAGCATGGACATCCAGGCCGCGTCTAACTTTGAGCGTTACCTTTATTTCATGCTCGGCAAGGACCAGAACCGCGTCCGTGAGCTCATGCTCCGCCTGAAAAAGGGCGACCGCGTCACCCTGCCGAAAGTCGCCTCCACCTTCCGCGCCAGCCGCATGGACGATGCCACCATCGCCCAGACCATCGCCCAGGTCTGGCAGGACTACCAGTACGTCGCCGACCCTCACACGGCCTGCGCCTTCACCGACATGGCAGCTGACCGCGTCAGCGTGGTGCTCAGCACCGCCAGCCCGGCCAAGTTCCCCGAAGTCGTCCAGGAAGCCACCGGCAGCGAGCCCCTGCACCCCAGCCTGGAACTGCTCAAAGCCCTCCCGTTGGAGACGCATCCCCTTCCCTCCAACGCCGAAGCCCTCAAAGCCTTCATCCGTGAAAAAGTGGGCGCCTAG